TCTGCGTTTGCGCGCAGTGGGGCACGGCGAGGATGCATTGAGCATGAACAGTACACGGCGGCGGGGAGCCATTGCATTCTTTCTTACACTGGGCGTCTGCCTGGTGGCCACGGCCGTGGTGCTTCAGTTTGGATGGATCATCGTCAACGGGAAGCGCTTCCCAGTGCTGCTTGTCCTGGGCATCGTCCTTTTCATCCTGATGATCGCGGGCATGATCATCAACACAATCTTTCTCGTTCGTGAGATCCGGCGGAACGAGCGGCAGGACAGCTTTCTGAACTCCGTCACTCACGAGCTGAAGACGCCCATTGCCTCCATCCAGCTCTCACTAGAGACGCTGCAGCAGCGACCGATGTCTGAAGACCAGCGCCAGGGCTTCTACGGCATGATGATGGAAGATAATGCGCGTCTACTCGCTACCGTAGAGCAAATTTTGCGCGCCGGCGATGCCAGTCATCGCAAGTCGGCACGGCATCGACTCCCGGTCGACCTGCGCGCTCTTACCCTTGAGTGCCTGAACGACATAGCCCGCAGACACCAGCTCAGGCCAGAAGCGGTCCGGATGGAAGATCGAGCGCAAGGTGCAGCCGTTATCGTTGCGGGAGATGTGGAAGACCTTCGCTCTGCCCTGATGAACGTCCTGGAAAATGCTGTGAAATATTCGCCCGTAGGCGTCCGTATCATCGCCGAACTGGATCTTGCGCGCGACGGTCGTGTTTCGCTGAAGATCAACGATAGTGGAGTGGGCATCCCGGCCGCGATGCTGAAGCGTGTCTTTCACCGCTTCTATCGCGTCACGGGACGCGACTCAGTCAACGTAAAAGGAACAGGATTGGGGCTCTTTATCGTGCGGAGCGTAATGCGACAGCATGGCGGCGA
This genomic stretch from Terriglobus saanensis SP1PR4 harbors:
- a CDS encoding sensor histidine kinase, whose translation is MNSTRRRGAIAFFLTLGVCLVATAVVLQFGWIIVNGKRFPVLLVLGIVLFILMIAGMIINTIFLVREIRRNERQDSFLNSVTHELKTPIASIQLSLETLQQRPMSEDQRQGFYGMMMEDNARLLATVEQILRAGDASHRKSARHRLPVDLRALTLECLNDIARRHQLRPEAVRMEDRAQGAAVIVAGDVEDLRSALMNVLENAVKYSPVGVRIIAELDLARDGRVSLKINDSGVGIPAAMLKRVFHRFYRVTGRDSVNVKGTGLGLFIVRSVMRQHGGDATAQSFGPGKGTTISLWLPSTGQHGEKA